Within the Desulfobacterales bacterium genome, the region TCTGGACCAGCGGTGGAACAGGGTTGTCAGGGCCAGCGGAGCCGATATTCTCAGCAAAATTTCAAATTCATGCATGGATGCCTGGCTGCTGTCCGAATCCGGCCTTTTTGTCTGGGAAAACCGGATACGGATGATTACGTGCGGGAGAACCACCCTGACCGCTTCTCTGCCTGAAATTTTCCGATTCGTCGACCGCCGGAATATCGATTTTCTATTCTATGAACGGAAAAATATGATGTATCCTCATCAGCAGCCCTATGATTTTAAAGACGATGCCGCCTTTTTACAGTTTTATTCTCCGGGCAGCCGCTACCGGATCGGACCGGCCGACAGTGACCATATCCACCTGTTTCATTCTTGCCGGACCCGCAACCTCGACGGCCGGGATTCGACGTTTCAACTCCTGATGAGCGATATCGATCCCCGCCTGGAAAACATTTTTTCAGCTCAACCCGTGTCCTCCGGCTGCCAGACTGAAAAAACGTCGATACTAAAACAGCTTTATCCCGACATGGTTACCGACAGCTATTTTTTCTCTCCGTTCGGCTATTCACTCAATGCGATTCACAACGACTGTTATTTTACGGTTCATGTCACACCGCAGCCGCAAGGTTCTTATGCCAGCTTTGAAACCAATATTATGGAAACCGATTATTCATCCATTGGCCGTAAGGTTATCTCATTTTTTCATCCGAAAAAGTTTTCCCTGATCCTGACAACGAACATGACCCCGGCAAGCCTTCAATCTCGACCCGCTGCAACCCCGCTGTTCCCGGGCTACCATATTGCAGAAAAAGTTTTCTGTGAATTTGGCAGCGGCTTTGCGACCACCCTTGTCAATCAAGTCAAAACGCCCGTGGAACACTGATCTCCATGGCGATCAATAATCATACCCGAAAAATATAGTTCGCCTTGATGTTAGGGTTTACAACCCCGTCAAATATGGTATGAAAAGAGATTTACAACAGAATGGACAATGGTCGGGAGAAAGCCCGATGAGACGTAAAGGCAAAGAAATTCAATCTCAAAGCGATATCGAATCCATGACAGGAAAACGCTCACCATGAATCCGGCCGATAATGCCATAACCCGACCGGCAGACAGCGGCACGGAGGGGTGCGTCGAAACAGGCCATATGCCTGAAGCCGATTCGAAACCTCCTCTCGATCAGATCAAGACGATTGCCAGCCGGCTGTTTGAAGGGGCCCGCGGGAGCCACGACTGGGACCATACCCTCAGGGTATGCCGCCTGTGTGAGCATATCGGCCCGGCCGAAGCGGCAGATATGGACACCCTCATGATTGCCGCCTACCTTCATGATATCGGCCGCTGTTATCAGGATCGGTCTGAAGGCGCCGTATGTCATGCCGACAAGGGCGCTCAAATGGCATGGCCCCTGATCCGGCGGCTTGCGCTTTCCAAGGAACAAAAGTTGAACATCATCCACTGCATCCGGTCCCACCGGTTCCGCGGCAGCCACGCTCCGGAGACGACGGAGGCAAAAGTGCTGTTTGACGCGGACAAGCTGGATTCCATCGGCGCCATCGGCGTCGCCCGGGCGTATCTGTTTGCCGGTGAGATCGGGGCAAAGCTTCACAATCCGGACATCCCTCCGGAAGATGCGCGGGCCTATTCGGCAGATGATACCGGCTACAGGGAATTTAAAGTAAAATTATGCAACATCAAAAACCGCATATTGACACGGGAAGGCCGGAAACTGGCAGATGAGCGACACGAATTCATGGAAGCATTTTTCAACCGATTTTTAAAAGAATATGAAGGGATCCGATAGCTATCATGAGCATTAACATTGTTGATAAAATTGACGAACGCGTAATGGTCAACCGCGTACTGGTGAGCGTCTCGGACAAAACCGGCCTTGAAACGCTGATACCGCAGCTGCTGGCGATCAATCCGAAAATGAAATTTTTTTCAACCGGTGGCACATACACCCGAATCAAAGGCTTTTTAGGCGATGCGGCCGATGCATGTCTGACCCAGGTGCCGGACTATACCGGACAGCCGGAAACCCAGGGGGGACTGGTCAAGACGCTGGACTTTAAAATCTATCTCGGGCTGCTGACCGAAACGTATAATGACGCCCACCGGCAGGACCTGAACCGGACACTTTCGGTTCCTATCGACATGGTGGTTGTCAACCTGTATCCGTTCCGGGAAACGATCGCCAGGCCAGACGTTACCGCCGAACAGGCCCGTGGCAATATCGATATCGGCGGCCCGTGCATGATCCGGGCCTCTGCAAAAAATTTTCTCAGAGTAGCGGCGGTGGTCGACCCCTCTGATTATGACATGATCATTTCGGAAATGAAGGCCGCCGCCGGCATGACCTCCCTTGAACTCCGCTTCCGGCTTGCCCGAAAAGCCTTTGATCATACCGCCGCCTACGATCGCGCCATCGCTGATTATCTGACAGATGTGGCGTTTGAAGAGGTAAGCGGTTGTTATAACCGCTGAAAAAAGTGTAAGATAAGCGTATCTTAAAAAACAAACGGCTGTAACGGCTTTAAGGGAGATAACACATGGCTGAAGATCTTAAAAAAATGTATAAAACCATTATGGATGATCACTTTCCGTCCCGGATGGAAATCAGCTTTGTCGATAAAGACAATCGGCAGACGCTGTTTTATGAAAAAGGACTGTGGACCATTGACGGTGTCCAAAAAGGGCTCAGGTACGGCGAAAATCCGGGGCAGGAAGCCGCATTGTACAAACTGGTAAACGGCAACCTCGTTCTGGGGCAAACCGAAACCATACAGCCGGGCCAGTACCTGGCTTCAGATGTCGAGCTGCTGCAGTCCGGCAAACATCCGGGCAAAACCAACCTGACCGATGCGGACAACGCCCTCAATATTTTACGCTATTTTACGGACAAACCCACCGTGGCGATTGTCAAACATAACAACCCCTGCGGCGTTGCCCGTGCAGATTCCCTGGCAGCGGCCTACGGCAAAGCCTACATGGCTGACCGGATTGCCGCCTTCGGCGGATGTATCGCCCTGAACCGTCCGGTTGACAAAACCACAGCCGGGGCCATTATCAAACAGTATGCCGAAGTGGTCGTAGCGCCTGATTTTGAAGATGGCGTGCTGGATATGTTCGCAAAGAAAAAAAATCTGAGAGTGATCCGTATCGGCAATATCAACCGACTGCAGGACTTTGTCGGCAAGCGGTTTGTGGACTTCAAAAGTCTGATTGACGGTGGAATCATTGCCCAGTGGTCGTTTGTCCCCACCACCCGGACCAGAAAAGACCTCAAACCGGCCGAATGTGACTACAAGAACGCCCGATACCGGATCAACCGGCAGCCGACCGATCAGGAATATGACGACATGCTTTTCGGCTGGCTGGTTGAAGCCGGCGTCACATCCAATTCCGTAATTTATGTCAAAGACTCGGTCACCGTCGGCATCGGAACCGGAGAGCAGGACCGGGTCGGTGTGGCGGAAATTGCAAGAGACAAAGCCTACCGGAAACTGGCAGACCGCTACTGCTTTGAACTGCACGGCGTCGCTTACAATGACCTGAACGATCCGGACAAAAAAGCGGAAATCGACAACCGGGTGGCCCTGGAAAAAGGCGGACTCATCGGCTCGGCCATGGTCAGCGATGCATTTTTCCCCTTCCGTGACGGGGTGGATGTCGGAATCCGGGAAGGCGTTACATCAATCATCCAGCCGGGCGGGTCCCTGAATGACTACCAGTCCATCGAAGCATGCAACGAAGCCGGTGTCACCATGGTGTATACGGGCCAGAGAAGCTTCAGGCACTGAGGGTTAAGGGTTAAAAAACGTTAAAACAAAAAACAGTCAACTTTTTTGTTTTTTTGGGCTTGATCATATCTTCACATTGCCCCGGCATCTTTTACCCGGATCGTGCAGTGTCGTACGCCGGAAACGCGCGAGACGCCGCAGCGACGCGTACGAAAATATGATCAAGCCCGTTTTTTTAAAATCAGCTATCAGCTGCATTCAGATATATCAAACCCCACGGAAACATGTTACGCAACCGTCATTTTTAGATTTTCCGGACGGATGAGGGAGGGTCGGATGATTCGTATTACAGCGGTTTACGGAAGCCCCAGACGCAAAGGCAACACCGCCACCCTGCTGCAGCATGCGGTCCGGGGGGCCAGAGATGCCGGCGCGCATGTTGACGAAGTCGTTCTTCGGGATCTGAAGATATCGCCCTGCCTTGAAATTTACGCATGCAGGGAAAATGGCCGCTGCGCCATTCAGGATGATTTCCAGCAGATCGAGCAAAAGATCACCGCGGCGCAGGGAATCATGCTGGCCTCACCCGTGTTCTTCTATTCGGTCAGCGCCCATGCCAAGATGTTTATCGACCGGTGCCAGTCCCTGTGGGTAAAAAAATACCGGATTGATCAAACCGTCTTTGGCCAGTGGACGCCCAGGCGTAAAGGCCTTTTCATATCTGCCGGCGCCACGAAAGGCAAAAAACTTTTTGACGGCGTACTGCTCACGATCAGATATTTCTTCGACGTCTGGGATACCTGTCTGTGGAAGTCCCTGCTCTACCGGGGCCTTGATCTTGAAAAAGATGTGCTGGAGCACCCGGACTATCTTGCCGAAGCCTATGAAACCGGAAAAGCCATGGTCAAAGCAATCGAAAATGATATCATATCCGAGACAGCGGATTGATGAGCGCGCCGTCCGGACCGGACCGCTTCACGATCACCCGTTTTCAGGAGTTAGACCATTTATGATTACCACTGCAGAGACTGTCTACGTCCCTGACACATCCACCGTCTGCAAGCGTCCGCTGTTCATGGTACCGGTAGCCGCGGGGTTTCCCTCTCCGGCCGAAGATTACATCGAAGGCAGACTGGACCTGAACCGGCACCTGATCAAACACCCGGCCGCCACTTTCTTTGTGAGGGTCACGGGCGATTCCATGATCAATGCCGGCATCCACGCCGGAGACATCCTGATTGTCGACCGGGCCATCGAACCTGTCGATAAAAAGGTGGTCATAGCCGTTATTGACGGGGAACTGACGGTCAAACGGATCCGTATCGTAAAAGGCAGCATCTCCCTGATACCTGAAAATGACCAGTACCAACCGATTCAGATCAAAGAGAATATGGAATTTCCTATGAACCCAAATAACGGTTGGGTTTTATTATATCAGATGGTTACATCTGAATTAATGCCATACTTTATCATATTACGAAACATTTGCTTTACTATATTTTTCTACCTTATTGAATTACACAAAA harbors:
- a CDS encoding flavodoxin family protein, translating into MIRITAVYGSPRRKGNTATLLQHAVRGARDAGAHVDEVVLRDLKISPCLEIYACRENGRCAIQDDFQQIEQKITAAQGIMLASPVFFYSVSAHAKMFIDRCQSLWVKKYRIDQTVFGQWTPRRKGLFISAGATKGKKLFDGVLLTIRYFFDVWDTCLWKSLLYRGLDLEKDVLEHPDYLAEAYETGKAMVKAIENDIISETAD
- the umuD gene encoding translesion error-prone DNA polymerase V autoproteolytic subunit, which gives rise to MITTAETVYVPDTSTVCKRPLFMVPVAAGFPSPAEDYIEGRLDLNRHLIKHPAATFFVRVTGDSMINAGIHAGDILIVDRAIEPVDKKVVIAVIDGELTVKRIRIVKGSISLIPENDQYQPIQIKENMEFPMNPNNGWVLLYQMVTSELMPYFIILRNICFTIFFYLIELHK
- a CDS encoding HD domain-containing protein gives rise to the protein MNPADNAITRPADSGTEGCVETGHMPEADSKPPLDQIKTIASRLFEGARGSHDWDHTLRVCRLCEHIGPAEAADMDTLMIAAYLHDIGRCYQDRSEGAVCHADKGAQMAWPLIRRLALSKEQKLNIIHCIRSHRFRGSHAPETTEAKVLFDADKLDSIGAIGVARAYLFAGEIGAKLHNPDIPPEDARAYSADDTGYREFKVKLCNIKNRILTREGRKLADERHEFMEAFFNRFLKEYEGIR
- a CDS encoding IMP cyclohydrolase — protein: MAEDLKKMYKTIMDDHFPSRMEISFVDKDNRQTLFYEKGLWTIDGVQKGLRYGENPGQEAALYKLVNGNLVLGQTETIQPGQYLASDVELLQSGKHPGKTNLTDADNALNILRYFTDKPTVAIVKHNNPCGVARADSLAAAYGKAYMADRIAAFGGCIALNRPVDKTTAGAIIKQYAEVVVAPDFEDGVLDMFAKKKNLRVIRIGNINRLQDFVGKRFVDFKSLIDGGIIAQWSFVPTTRTRKDLKPAECDYKNARYRINRQPTDQEYDDMLFGWLVEAGVTSNSVIYVKDSVTVGIGTGEQDRVGVAEIARDKAYRKLADRYCFELHGVAYNDLNDPDKKAEIDNRVALEKGGLIGSAMVSDAFFPFRDGVDVGIREGVTSIIQPGGSLNDYQSIEACNEAGVTMVYTGQRSFRH